A genomic window from Thermococcus sp. LS1 includes:
- a CDS encoding respiratory chain complex I subunit 1 family protein encodes MVMDYVSIIAAPIVLFLLPPFLDGIGRRIKARIQYRRGPPIMQTFYDLEKLLKLSSVLPTDSPIFRLAPYIALASAIAGGLMLPFGNEPVLAFGKSLIVFFYVMAMVSVVMVLAAFSVQNAFSHIGGHREVMLILSIEPVLAVVFGVLAFKLGTLNVAEMPFSAGLSLSVALAYILLAYAVYVEGGFVPFDIAEAETEVIGGPLTEYSGRLLGVFKYALLVKRVVLLWLLASMIVIPAMRSLGITSSVALLVAQLVVTFLLYSLAVAVEAANARLRIDQAVSLNKKVFLMSLAVLIIALVGW; translated from the coding sequence ATGGTGATGGACTACGTAAGCATTATCGCCGCTCCAATCGTCCTCTTCCTCCTTCCACCGTTCCTTGACGGAATAGGGAGAAGAATAAAAGCGAGGATTCAGTACAGGAGAGGACCTCCTATAATGCAGACGTTCTACGACCTCGAAAAGCTTCTCAAGCTGTCGTCAGTGCTCCCCACTGACAGCCCAATCTTCAGGCTGGCCCCGTACATAGCCCTCGCATCTGCCATTGCCGGCGGCCTAATGCTTCCCTTCGGAAACGAGCCGGTGTTAGCTTTTGGAAAGAGCCTCATAGTGTTCTTCTACGTCATGGCAATGGTCAGCGTAGTGATGGTACTTGCTGCTTTCTCCGTCCAGAACGCGTTCTCGCACATAGGCGGACATAGGGAGGTCATGCTGATACTCTCGATTGAGCCAGTGCTGGCCGTCGTCTTCGGTGTCCTGGCATTCAAGCTTGGAACGCTCAACGTCGCTGAGATGCCCTTCAGCGCTGGCCTCTCGCTTTCCGTTGCCCTCGCTTACATCCTGCTGGCTTACGCGGTCTACGTTGAGGGCGGCTTCGTTCCATTTGACATAGCTGAGGCGGAGACCGAAGTAATCGGAGGCCCGCTCACCGAGTACAGCGGAAGGCTCCTCGGAGTCTTCAAGTACGCCCTGCTCGTCAAGAGGGTTGTCCTGCTCTGGTTGCTGGCGTCTATGATTGTGATTCCCGCCATGAGGTCTCTCGGTATAACAAGCTCAGTGGCACTGCTCGTCGCCCAGCTGGTCGTTACATTTCTGCTTTATTCGCTTGCCGTGGCCGTTGAGGCTGCAAACGCCCGCCTGAGGATCGACCAGGCGGTTTCCCTTAACAAGAAGGTCTTCCTGATGTCCCTTGCTGTCCTGATAATAGCGCTGGTGGGGTGGTGA